The Candidatus Zixiibacteriota bacterium genome segment ATGCAGCCCGGCCGCCTGACACGCTGTTCGCCGCTCCCACGGCGCTTGATTTCGACGCCGTCTACGGGTATCCGGCCGTCGACACGCTGCCGGTCAGTTTCACCTCGGCGCCGGCTGCGGTCGACTTCACGATCTCCCCGGACGAGAGCTGGATACGGGTCGTGAACGGCGCCGAATCTCCGTGGACCGCCCCGGCAACGGTGCAGGTGACGGTTGATCTTGCCGGTCTCCCCGGCGGCCTTCACACCGGGCACCTGAACATCTCCACCACCGACCCCGAGGTCATTCTGCCGGCGAGCGCCATCGAGGTCAACCTCACGATCCAGGCGCCGGTCGACACGCTGTTTGTCTCGACCGATTCAGTCCGCCTGGAGGCGGTGGCGGGCGTCCCTTCGTACCCGATTGTCTATGTGAATTTCAGCCACTCCCTGAACCCGCTCCAGTTCAACCTGTTGCCCGGCCAAAGCTGGGTGAAGCTCGCCGACCCGGCCGCGGCGCCGTTCACCTCGCCCGCGACTGTGGGGCTGACCGTCAACCATACCGGCCTGCCGATCGGGGAGTATGTCGGGGAAATGCTGGTCGTTCCGGCAGCGCCCGGCGTCTATGTCGAGCACAGCCCCATCCGCATGTATCTGAAAGTAACCGGACTGGCTCTCCCGCCGGGTGACCTCAACTGCGACGGGGCGGTGGCGGTTGCCGACGTGACGATGCTGATCAACTACCTGTTCCGCAACGGTCCGCCGCTGACGCCGTGCCAGTAAGGCGGCTCAGCCCCCGACCGCAATTCGCACACAAGCCGGCCGCCGCGTCCCACCGGGCGCGGCGGTTTTTGTCGCCGCAAGCGCCCCGGTTTCTCGTTCGGGCGGCCGCCCGGTCCCCCGGCTAGTCCGATCCGGACGGCCCGGCTGTCCCGGAATCTCCCCCGCTCTCCTCGGAATGATTGTACTGGTCCATCCGGTGGCGGGCGATGATGCCCTCGACCATGTAGATGACGTCTTCGGCGATGTTGGTGGCGTGGTCGCCGATCCGCTCGAGCTGGCGGGAGACGGCGAGCATGTGGATGTAAGTTTCGATCTGGTCGGGCTGGGCGCGCATGCCGGCCTCGACCTGGCGGTACATCTCCCGGTGGAGCCCGTCGATCTCGTCGTCGCGGAGACACACTCCGGCGGCGAGGTCGGGGTTCATAGAGACGAGGGAGTCGATCGCCCCTTTGAGCATGTCCTTGGCGATCTCCGCCATGCGGGGGAAGTCGAAGGGGAGGACGACCCTGGGCCGGGCGGCGAGGAAGATCCCCTGCTCGGCGATGCCGGCGGCGAGATCTCCTATGCGCTCGAGGTCGCTGTTGATTTTGAGGACGGCGATAAGGAAGCGCAGATCGATCGCGACCGGCTGGTGGAGGGCGAGAATTTTCAGGCAGTCCTCCTCGACCTCCACCTCCATGCGGTCGATCTCCCAGTCCGACTCGCACACGCGCAGCGCCATCTCGGAGTTGCGTTCGGCGATCGATTTCACGCTCAGGTGGAGGCGTTCTTCGACCATCGCGCTGAGCGACAGGATCTTCTTCTTGATCCGCTCGATTTCTCTCTGCAGGTGTCGGGTCATGCGATCGGGTTCCCTTTTTCCGGGCGTGTGTGGTTTGCGTCGGGCCGCCTCAGCCGAATCGGCCGGTGACGTAGTCCTCGGTCCGCTTGAGCGACGGCTTCGTGAATATTCTCCGCGTCGGCCCGTACTCGATCAGGCGCCCCTCGTAGAAGAAGGCGGTGTAGTCGGAGATGCGGGCCGCCTGCTGCATGTTGTGGGTGACGATGACAATCGTGTAGTTGTCGCGCAGATCGCCGATCAGGTCCTCGATCTTGGTGGTGGAAATGGGGTCGAGGGCGGAGGCCGGCTCGTCCATCAACAGCACCTCGGGCCGGACCGCGAGCGCCCGCGCGATGCACAGCCGCTGCTGCTGCCCGCCCGAGAGCATGTAGGCGCTCTGATCGAGTTTGTCCTTCACCTCGTCCCACAGAAACGACCGCCGGAGCGCATCCTCGACCGACGCGGCGACAATCTGCCTGTCGGTCACGCCGTTGACCCGCAGGCCGTAGGCGACGTTGTCGAACACCGACTTGGGAAACGGGTTGGACTTCTGAAACACCATCCCCACCCGCGTCCGCAGGGTGGAGAGGTCGGCGATGTCGCGGTAGATGTCGAGACCGCCCAGCCGCACCGTGCCTTCCATGCGCGTGCCCGGGATCGTATCGTTCATCCGGTTGAGGGTGCGCAGGAAAGTCGACTTGCCGCAGCCGGAGGGTCCGATGAGCGCGGTGACGCGCTTCTCCGCAATCTGCAGGTTGATGTCGAAGAGCGCCTGGTGGTGGCCGTAGAAGAAGTTCTGGTGATCCACGGTGATCTTGCAGGCGGTCTCGCCCTCGGGCTCGGACGGACGCGCGAACCGCACCTGCGGCGCGCGGAGCGGATCGGCCATCCCCGGGCGGGCCGGTTCTCCGTCGGGCAAAGCAGGCGGCGTCGGCCGCGGCCGGTTGTCGGCGGTGGGCGGTGTGTCTTCAGGCATTCGGACGCCTCGCGCGCAGTCGCGATCGAATGATGATCGCGGTGAAGTTAAGGACAAAGGTCAGCACCAGCAACACCAAAACAGTGCCGTAGAGGATCGGCTTGGTGGCCTCGATGTCGGGCGACTGGGTCGCCATGACGTAGATGTGGTAGCCGAGCTCCATGAACTGGTCGTTGAGCCGGGTGGGGAGGTAGGGCAGGTAGTAGGCGGCCCCGGTGAACATGATCGGCGCGACCTCCCCGGCGCCGCGGCTCACGGCCAGGATGCCGCCGGTGAGAATCCCCGGCATCGCCTGCGGGAGAATGATCCGCCGGATCGTCTGCAGTTTGGTCGCCCCGAGCGCGTAGCTGGCGTCCTTGAGCTCTCCCGGGATGGTCCGCAGCGCCTCCTCGGTCGAGATGATCACCACGGGAAGGGTCAGCAGGGCGAGCGTGGCCGCCGCCCAGACGATCGCCGGCTGTCCCCACACCGGGCCCGGCGCCCCGCCATGAAACACCGCGTCGAGCCCGCCGCCGACGAACCCGATGAAAAACCCCAGTCCGAACAGGCCGAAGACGATCGATGGCACCCCGGCGAGATTGCTGATCGCGATGCGGATCAGCCGCGTGATCTTCGAGTCGGGCCGCGTGTATTCGTGCAGGTAGACGGCCGTCAACACCCCGATCGGCACCACCGCGATCGTCATGAGCAGCACCAGCGCCACGGTCCCGAAGATCGCCGGGAAAATACCCCCCGCCTGCATCCCCTGCTCCGGCGGATGGGTAAGGAAATCGACCGAGAGGACTTCCCGGCCGCCGATCAGAATGTTGGCGAGAATGACGGCCAGCATGAGCGCGATAATCGCGACGGCCGCCAGGGTCAAGGACTTCGGAAGCAGCCCCGTGCCTTTGGCTTTCAACTGAAAGTCGGGCGCCGGCGGGCCGGGCCGCGCCGCGAGGCCGCGGGGGACGGCGCTCATGACGTCCTCCCCTGCAGGCGCGTCCTGATCCGGCGCAGCGCCACGTCGCCCCCGAGGTTGATGAGGAAGGTGAAAACGAACAGGAGGGTTCCGAGCAGAAAGAGCACGCTGTAGTGGGCGCTCCCGAACACGACTTCGGCCAGTTCCGCGGCGATGGTCGCGGAGAGCGTCCGCACCGAATCGCCGGGCGCGAGCGAGACGACCGCGGCGTTCCCCGAGGCCATCAGCACAATCATCGTTTCCCCGATCGCGCGCCCGAACCCGAGGATGACGCCGGCGGCGATGCCCGGCAGGGCGGCCGGAAGCACGACTGTCCGCGAGACCTGCCACCGGTTGGCCCCGAGCGCCAGCGCCGCGTCGCGCAGCGACTGCGGCACCGAAGTCATCGCATCCTCCGCCACCGTGAAGACAATCGGGATGACGGCGAGGCCGAGGGCCAGGCCGGCGGTGATCGCGTTCAGCCGGTAAGTCAACCCGAGCGCGTTCTGCACCACCGTCGCCAAAACAAGCAGGGCGAAGAACCCGAGGACAACGGAGGGAATGCCCGCCAGCAGTTCCACCACCGGCTTGATGAACTCCCGCAGGCGGCGGGAGGCGAACTCGGCCGAGTAGATCGCCGCCCCCACGCCGAGCGGGACGGCGAATAGCATGGCGATGAGCGCCGCCTTCAGCGTCCCCACAAACAGCGGCAGCAGCGAGTACTTCGGCGTCCCGGACTCCGGCTGCCATTTGCACGACGCCTCCCGCCCCGCCTTCCACTCCTGCTTGACGACCATTTTCTCCAGCGTGACTTCCTCGCGGACGGACTCATCGGTGAAAATCGGGACGGCTTCCTTGAAGATAAAGATGAAGATGAGCGCGACCGAGACCAGGGCGGTGAGCGCCGTGACCTGGATGAGGCGCTCGCCCAGGAACTCCCTGATCTTCGATTTCGGTCGGAACTGGTAGGGCTGCATACTTACTCACCCGGCAGCGCGCCGCGGCGGGCGGGCCGATGCCCGCCGCCGCGCGGCTATTGCTTTGCTCTCTCCGCCGGCGGTCGTCGCCGTCTCACGGCTCACGGAACCTGGTTGGCTCTGGCTCTCTCGGCGGGCAGCGGCACGTAGTCGATGTCGGCCGCCATGGTCTGACCGGCGGGCGAGAGCACCCAGTTGAGCAGTTTCTTCAGCTCGCCGGTCGGGGGGCCGTTGAAGAACCAGTAGAGGTCGCGCGAAATGGGATACCGGCCGTCCGAGACCGTCTCCAGCGAGGGCATCACGGCGGCGGCTGTATCGTTTTGCCGAACCGCCGCGAACTTCACGCCCGTCGCCCACGCCAGACCGCCGTAGCCGATCCCGTTGGGATCCTTCCCCACCGCGTTCACCACCGCGGCCGTCCCCGGAAGCGTCTGCGTCCGATCGGCGTAGTCCTCATCATTCAGGACGTGCTCCTTGAAGAACACGTAGGTGCCGGAGTTGTTTTCGCGGCCGTAGAGAATGATCGGAGCGTCCGGTCCGCCGACCTCTTTCCAGTTGACGATGGCGCCGGTGTAGATGCCTTTGAGCTGGGGCACGGTGAGCTCGCCGACCGGGTTCTTCGCATTGAGAAACACGGCGATGCCGTCGAGCGCGACCGCCACCCGGAATGGCTCCTTGCCGTTCTTTTCGGCCAGTTGGTACTCTTTCTCCTTCATGTCGCGGGAGGCCTGGCAGATGTCGGTCGATCCGTTGAGCAGGGCGGCGATCCCCGTGCCCGAGCCGCCGCCGGAAACCTGGATCACCGTCCCCGGATTTTGCTTCATATACTCCTCGGCCCAGCGCTGGCCGAGGCGGACGAGCGTGTCGGACCCTTTCATCGTGATGGCGCCGGCGCTCAGCGCCACTCCGGCCACGAGCAGCAGGGCGCCGCCGATCAGTACCTTCTTCATCGTGTTCTCTCCTCTGCCTTCCATCTGGCGTTCCGATGACATAACATTTGCATTGTTAGGATCTTGTGAGGATGCCTCTTGCACGGGTGTGCCCCTCAGAATTTGAGCTGCAGGTCGACCTGCAGCCGGTTTAAGTACTCGGCCTTGTCGGACGCACCGATTCCGATGGTGTTATAGAAATAGGTGGCGCTGAACGTAGTGTTCCCGGCCACCTGGCAGGCGGCTGAGACCTCGTGGCCGGAGGCGTTGGCGCCGCCCTCGCCCAAGTCGGAATCGGTGAACGCCCCGACGACGGCATCGGCCTCGAGCTCGCGGTAGACATACCGCACCGTCCACGAGCCGGGATTCTTGATTTTGCCGGCCGACGCCCCGAGCGACCAGCCGGCATTGAGGCTGTCGGCTTCGATGTTGTTCACGTAGTGCCCGAACAGCGCCGCCGGCACCGCGCCCAGGGGGTGCGTCAATTCCACGAACGCCTCCACGATGTTGTAGTCATGCGCGTAGACATTGACTGTCTCGCCCCCGAACTGCGCTTCCACCGCGCTGTTGCCGAAAGCATCCTCTTCGTCGTAGAAGAGCGGGAAACCTTTGATATTCTGGTAGTCAAAGTAGCCGGCGCCAACGAGCAGGCCCGATTTGTCCTCGTTGAGAGAGAGACGGGCGGAAACCTGCCCGCTGCCGAGCCAGCTGTCCTTCGTCTTCGATCGCTCCTGGATCCACAGACCGGACACAACCGCGGCCAGAGTGAGCTTTTCAAAGTTGTGCTCCAGTGCGGCCGCCGCCCCCTCCGGGTTGAGGTCGCCGTCCCACTGGAGTTCGGAATGGCCGGGGATGATGAAAGGCTTTTCCATCTTGCCCGCCGTGAGGGTCAGGAAGCTCAGGCGTGCGGGGCGATACATCAGGGAGGCCAGGTCGAGCCCCAGATTCTTGGTCGTGAACGACTCCCCGAGCGTCTGGTTAGTCGAGACCGGATCATCGGAACCTGAGGCCAACCCCACGACCACTTTGGCGGTCTCCGAGACCCGGCCCTCGATCGCCAGGCGCGCCCGAAGGCGCTGGCGGTTGCGTGCCGGCGAAGTATCGCTGTTGCGGTCGAGCACTTCATGACGGTAGCGCAGATCCCCTTTGACCTTGACATTGTCTGTCCACTCCGCGGCCGAGGCGGCGCCGACGACGGAGGCGGCAAGAAAAACGATTATCCCTCTCTTCATGTTCTCAAGTCCCTTTCACCTTGCACGGTTTGCACAGGGGCCGGACGTGCGGCGTCCGGTTTCTCTATTCCATGGCGACAGAACGTACTCAGTGTTAGGCGGAGGTTAGCGCCGGGTTAATTGGCCGCGAATTTTCTCGTCACCGTCTCCGCACCTACGGGCGCTGCACGATGACAAGAGGCTACGGCGCAATGAATTAGGCCGAGTGCGGCAGATGGATGCTG includes the following:
- the pstA gene encoding phosphate ABC transporter permease PstA; its protein translation is MSAVPRGLAARPGPPAPDFQLKAKGTGLLPKSLTLAAVAIIALMLAVILANILIGGREVLSVDFLTHPPEQGMQAGGIFPAIFGTVALVLLMTIAVVPIGVLTAVYLHEYTRPDSKITRLIRIAISNLAGVPSIVFGLFGLGFFIGFVGGGLDAVFHGGAPGPVWGQPAIVWAAATLALLTLPVVIISTEEALRTIPGELKDASYALGATKLQTIRRIILPQAMPGILTGGILAVSRGAGEVAPIMFTGAAYYLPYLPTRLNDQFMELGYHIYVMATQSPDIEATKPILYGTVLVLLVLTFVLNFTAIIIRSRLRARRPNA
- the pstC gene encoding phosphate ABC transporter permease subunit PstC; protein product: MQPYQFRPKSKIREFLGERLIQVTALTALVSVALIFIFIFKEAVPIFTDESVREEVTLEKMVVKQEWKAGREASCKWQPESGTPKYSLLPLFVGTLKAALIAMLFAVPLGVGAAIYSAEFASRRLREFIKPVVELLAGIPSVVLGFFALLVLATVVQNALGLTYRLNAITAGLALGLAVIPIVFTVAEDAMTSVPQSLRDAALALGANRWQVSRTVVLPAALPGIAAGVILGFGRAIGETMIVLMASGNAAVVSLAPGDSVRTLSATIAAELAEVVFGSAHYSVLFLLGTLLFVFTFLINLGGDVALRRIRTRLQGRTS
- the phoU gene encoding phosphate signaling complex protein PhoU; translated protein: MTRHLQREIERIKKKILSLSAMVEERLHLSVKSIAERNSEMALRVCESDWEIDRMEVEVEEDCLKILALHQPVAIDLRFLIAVLKINSDLERIGDLAAGIAEQGIFLAARPRVVLPFDFPRMAEIAKDMLKGAIDSLVSMNPDLAAGVCLRDDEIDGLHREMYRQVEAGMRAQPDQIETYIHMLAVSRQLERIGDHATNIAEDVIYMVEGIIARHRMDQYNHSEESGGDSGTAGPSGSD
- the pstB gene encoding phosphate ABC transporter ATP-binding protein, whose amino-acid sequence is MADPLRAPQVRFARPSEPEGETACKITVDHQNFFYGHHQALFDINLQIAEKRVTALIGPSGCGKSTFLRTLNRMNDTIPGTRMEGTVRLGGLDIYRDIADLSTLRTRVGMVFQKSNPFPKSVFDNVAYGLRVNGVTDRQIVAASVEDALRRSFLWDEVKDKLDQSAYMLSGGQQQRLCIARALAVRPEVLLMDEPASALDPISTTKIEDLIGDLRDNYTIVIVTHNMQQAARISDYTAFFYEGRLIEYGPTRRIFTKPSLKRTEDYVTGRFG
- a CDS encoding putative porin, encoding MKRGIIVFLAASVVGAASAAEWTDNVKVKGDLRYRHEVLDRNSDTSPARNRQRLRARLAIEGRVSETAKVVVGLASGSDDPVSTNQTLGESFTTKNLGLDLASLMYRPARLSFLTLTAGKMEKPFIIPGHSELQWDGDLNPEGAAAALEHNFEKLTLAAVVSGLWIQERSKTKDSWLGSGQVSARLSLNEDKSGLLVGAGYFDYQNIKGFPLFYDEEDAFGNSAVEAQFGGETVNVYAHDYNIVEAFVELTHPLGAVPAALFGHYVNNIEADSLNAGWSLGASAGKIKNPGSWTVRYVYRELEADAVVGAFTDSDLGEGGANASGHEVSAACQVAGNTTFSATYFYNTIGIGASDKAEYLNRLQVDLQLKF
- a CDS encoding PstS family phosphate ABC transporter substrate-binding protein; this translates as MKKVLIGGALLLVAGVALSAGAITMKGSDTLVRLGQRWAEEYMKQNPGTVIQVSGGGSGTGIAALLNGSTDICQASRDMKEKEYQLAEKNGKEPFRVAVALDGIAVFLNAKNPVGELTVPQLKGIYTGAIVNWKEVGGPDAPIILYGRENNSGTYVFFKEHVLNDEDYADRTQTLPGTAAVVNAVGKDPNGIGYGGLAWATGVKFAAVRQNDTAAAVMPSLETVSDGRYPISRDLYWFFNGPPTGELKKLLNWVLSPAGQTMAADIDYVPLPAERARANQVP